In Pantoea sp. Aalb, a single genomic region encodes these proteins:
- the mnmE gene encoding tRNA uridine-5-carboxymethylaminomethyl(34) synthesis GTPase MnmE, whose product MSKNDTIVAQATPPGRGGIGILRISGNQTSEIAKAILGKLPKPRYANYLPFMDINGTVLDYGIALWFPKPNSFTGEDVLELQGHGGQIVLDMLLKRILTIPGIRIAQPGEFSERAFLNEKLDLTQAEAIADLINANSEQAAKAALNSLRGEFSLRINKLLEDLTYLRTYVETTIDFSNDDINFISNDKIKTQLNIIIHDLNHIRSETNQGILISEGIKVVITGHPNAGKSSLINKLSGYEVAIVTDIAGTTRDVIREHIYIDGIPLHIIDTAGLRKTKDKLESIGIERAWKEIKNADHILFMIDSTTVSITNSSILPNFIKDLSIKIPTTIIRNKIDITGEKFGLIEVNNVSIICLSILTGEGISTLRSHLKKSISLDSRNSMESNFLARRRHLQALDIAAKYLQSAKEQTIHFWSIELIAEDLRLAQKTLNEITGKFTSNDLLNRIFSNFCIGK is encoded by the coding sequence ATGAGTAAAAATGATACTATTGTTGCTCAAGCAACACCTCCAGGTCGTGGAGGAATTGGCATATTACGTATTTCAGGAAATCAAACATCTGAAATAGCTAAAGCTATTTTGGGTAAATTACCAAAACCACGATATGCTAATTATTTACCATTTATGGATATTAACGGTACAGTTCTCGACTATGGAATAGCACTATGGTTTCCAAAACCTAATTCTTTTACTGGTGAAGATGTATTGGAATTACAAGGTCATGGAGGGCAGATAGTGCTAGATATGTTATTAAAGCGTATATTAACAATACCAGGAATTCGTATCGCCCAACCTGGAGAGTTTTCTGAACGTGCTTTTCTTAATGAAAAGTTAGATTTAACTCAAGCAGAAGCTATTGCTGACTTAATCAATGCTAATTCTGAACAAGCTGCTAAAGCAGCATTAAATTCTCTTAGAGGAGAGTTTTCCCTACGTATTAATAAACTATTAGAAGATCTTACTTATTTAAGAACTTATGTAGAAACAACTATAGATTTCTCCAATGATGATATTAATTTTATATCCAATGATAAAATCAAAACACAGTTAAATATAATCATTCATGATTTAAATCATATTCGATCCGAAACAAATCAAGGTATTTTAATAAGTGAAGGAATAAAAGTAGTTATTACTGGCCATCCTAACGCTGGTAAATCTAGTCTTATTAATAAATTATCAGGATATGAAGTTGCTATCGTTACCGATATTGCTGGTACTACACGTGATGTAATACGTGAGCATATTTATATTGATGGTATACCATTACATATAATTGATACTGCTGGCTTACGTAAAACTAAAGATAAATTAGAGAGCATAGGTATTGAACGTGCTTGGAAAGAAATTAAAAATGCTGATCATATTTTGTTTATGATTGATAGTACTACTGTTAGTATTACTAATTCATCCATCTTACCTAATTTTATAAAAGATTTATCTATAAAAATACCAACTACTATCATCAGGAATAAAATAGATATTACCGGAGAAAAATTTGGTTTAATAGAAGTTAATAATGTTTCAATTATTTGTCTTTCTATTCTTACTGGAGAAGGAATAAGTACCTTACGCAGTCATTTAAAAAAAAGTATATCTTTAGATAGTAGAAATAGTATGGAAAGTAATTTCCTTGCACGGCGCCGCCATTTACAAGCTTTAGATATAGCAGCTAAATACTTACAAAGTGCTAAAGAACAAACAATTCACTTTTGGTCAATAGAATTGATTGCAGAAGATCTCCGGTTAGCACAAAAAACATTAAACGAAATTACTGGTAAATTTACTTCTAATGATTTACTAAACCGTATTTTTTCTAATTTTTGCATTGGTAAGTAA
- the pstB gene encoding phosphate ABC transporter ATP-binding protein PstB, whose amino-acid sequence MSTISTSIGKIQVRNLNFYYGKFHALKNINLNIAQNQVTAFIGPSGCGKSTLLRTFNKMYCLYSDQRAEGEILLDGDNILSSHQDIALLRARVGMVFQKPTPFPMSIYNNIAFGVRLFEKLSRTEMDERVKSALIKAALWEEIKDKLHHSGYSLSGGQQQRLCIARGIAIRPEVLLLDEPCSALDPISTGRIEELITELKQDYTVVIVTHNMQQAARCSDYTAFMYMGELIEYSDTNTLFTKPVQKQTEDYITGRYG is encoded by the coding sequence ATGTCAACTATTTCTACTTCTATTGGAAAAATTCAAGTCCGTAATTTGAACTTTTATTATGGTAAATTTCATGCATTAAAAAATATTAATCTTAATATTGCCCAAAATCAAGTTACAGCATTTATTGGTCCATCAGGTTGCGGTAAATCTACTCTATTACGTACATTTAATAAAATGTATTGTCTTTATTCAGATCAGCGAGCAGAAGGTGAAATTTTATTAGATGGAGATAATATTTTGTCTTCTCATCAAGATATAGCATTACTACGTGCTCGTGTCGGTATGGTATTTCAAAAACCAACACCTTTTCCAATGTCAATTTATAATAATATTGCGTTTGGTGTACGTCTATTTGAAAAGTTATCTCGTACTGAAATGGATGAGCGTGTAAAGTCTGCTTTAATTAAAGCAGCTTTATGGGAGGAAATTAAAGATAAGCTTCATCATAGTGGTTACAGCTTATCTGGAGGTCAACAACAACGTTTATGTATCGCACGTGGTATTGCAATTCGGCCTGAAGTGTTATTATTAGATGAGCCATGTTCAGCACTTGATCCAATTTCAACGGGTCGTATTGAAGAATTGATTACTGAATTAAAACAAGATTATACTGTAGTTATTGTTACTCATAATATGCAACAAGCAGCTCGTTGTTCTGATTACACTGCTTTTATGTATATGGGTGAATTAATTGAATATAGTGATACGAATACATTATTTACTAAACCAGTACAAAAACAAACCGAAGATTATATTACAGGTCGTTATGGTTAA
- the phoU gene encoding phosphate signaling complex protein PhoU: protein MDNLNLNKHISGQFNMELKHIRTQVMDMGRIVEQQLTDSIMAMHNQDSKLANHVINNDEKVNMMEVEIDEACVRIIAKRQPTASDLRLIIAIIKTISELERIGDVAEKISRTALEDFDQQHLVMLVRLESLGHHTVQMLHDVLDAFAYMELKKAIKIYREDKKIDEEYENIIRQLMSYMMEKPGCIPSVLTALLCARAIERIGDRCQNICEIIFYFIKGKDFRHLGGDRLYELLLRNK from the coding sequence ATGGATAATTTAAATTTGAATAAACATATCTCCGGTCAATTTAATATGGAATTAAAACATATTCGTACTCAAGTAATGGATATGGGTAGAATAGTTGAACAACAACTTACTGATTCTATCATGGCTATGCACAATCAAGATAGTAAATTAGCAAATCATGTGATTAATAATGATGAAAAAGTCAATATGATGGAAGTAGAAATTGATGAAGCTTGTGTTCGCATTATCGCTAAACGTCAACCAACGGCTAGTGATTTACGTTTAATTATAGCAATAATAAAAACAATTTCTGAATTAGAACGGATAGGAGATGTTGCTGAAAAAATCAGTCGTACTGCTTTAGAAGATTTTGATCAACAACATTTAGTAATGTTAGTAAGATTAGAATCTCTAGGGCATCATACAGTACAGATGTTACATGATGTATTAGATGCATTTGCTTATATGGAACTTAAAAAAGCCATTAAAATTTATCGTGAAGATAAAAAAATTGATGAAGAATATGAAAATATAATACGTCAATTAATGAGCTATATGATGGAAAAACCAGGTTGTATTCCTAGTGTATTAACGGCCTTATTATGCGCACGTGCTATTGAGCGTATTGGAGATCGATGTCAAAATATTTGTGAAATTATTTTTTATTTTATTAAAGGTAAGGATTTTCGTCATTTAGGTGGTGATAGATTATATGAATTATTATTACGTAATAAATAA
- the pstA gene encoding phosphate ABC transporter permease PstA, producing MTMIETYRNIKLENSARKMYIWRSIKNKIASVLSLFTMVFGLFWLIWIFISILTYGIKRLDLSLFISSTPAPNNTGGGLANAFLGSGLLIFWSTFFGTPLGVLVGIYLAEYGKKKYFTKFIRLINDVLLSAPSIVIGLFVYTIVVSQMHHFSGWAGVMALTLLHIPIVTRTTENMLCLVPNNLREAAYALGTPKWKLIFAIILKVSLSGIITGVILAIARITGETAPLLFTTLSNQFWSINMMQPLANVPITILKFIMSPYKGWQNLAWSAILVLILFIFLLNILARIICAKNKY from the coding sequence ATGACTATGATTGAGACATATAGAAATATTAAATTAGAAAATTCCGCTCGTAAGATGTATATCTGGCGTTCTATTAAAAATAAAATTGCATCGGTATTATCATTATTTACAATGGTCTTTGGTTTATTTTGGCTAATTTGGATTTTTATTTCAATTTTAACGTATGGTATAAAGCGTTTAGACTTATCTCTTTTTATTTCTTCTACCCCAGCTCCTAATAATACTGGTGGTGGTTTAGCAAATGCTTTTCTAGGTAGCGGTTTATTAATCTTTTGGTCTACCTTTTTTGGAACACCATTAGGTGTTTTAGTAGGAATTTATCTTGCTGAATACGGAAAAAAGAAGTATTTCACAAAGTTTATTCGATTAATCAATGATGTTTTACTATCAGCACCCTCTATTGTAATAGGATTATTTGTTTATACTATAGTAGTATCACAAATGCATCATTTCTCTGGATGGGCTGGTGTGATGGCATTAACATTATTGCATATTCCAATTGTTACTCGTACTACTGAAAATATGCTATGTTTAGTGCCAAATAATCTACGTGAAGCAGCTTATGCTCTAGGTACTCCAAAGTGGAAATTAATTTTTGCTATTATTTTAAAAGTTTCATTATCTGGTATTATTACAGGTGTAATACTAGCTATTGCCCGTATTACTGGTGAAACAGCTCCGTTATTGTTTACTACACTCTCAAATCAATTCTGGAGTATAAATATGATGCAGCCATTAGCTAACGTACCTATAACTATTTTAAAATTCATTATGAGCCCTTATAAAGGATGGCAAAATTTAGCATGGTCAGCCATCCTAGTTCTGATATTATTTATTTTTTTACTCAATATTTTAGCGCGTATAATATGTGCTAAAAATAAATATTAG